A portion of the Deltaproteobacteria bacterium genome contains these proteins:
- a CDS encoding DNRLRE domain-containing protein, whose protein sequence is MRSSTLVVCFFAVLGFCITLAASSCGDDDDVETLSESSIRTSHSGGGSWKLKIAKTSTFALAKASLLSEMPKTDDEDEYMRVDRVERDLLSLLDVACKELEIDPNDLFEQDVETLLYIMISGGEFEINGKGLLVQKLFKDQDEIDTSPIDGYRRAVSDSSSESQDYDSTVSQNNSSTNYCNESLLTVGNYPGLGNYYVYLKNGSGLTCPGGTITNAQLRVYGWQNTESRNVAVCRALASWDECSVTWSNKPSYTSCQNSNFSSGTGYRYLEADAAVSALCPSSPSSYRGFVVTTGTGPDGYQSFYSRENGSYWVYLVLTYDTCEPNACDDGNPCTTDSYDGCHCQHTNNSNSCDDGQYCTINDHCSGGSCVSGGSRNCANANYCDGVEYCNEGTNSCVSPGNPCSDDGQYCNGTESCNEGGDSCQHSGNPCPDNGQYCDGPESCNEGTNSCDSPDPCGDDGQFCNGAEGCNETINQCTHAGDPCDAGETCNEPTDQCFDCVSDGDCNDGNACTDDACISNTCQHTNNTNSCDDGLYCTVNDQCGGGSCSGTARDCDDGLFCTGVESCSELLNQCTAGNSPCGAEQQCLEDSDQCVQCLSATDCDDTNPCTDDSCSVSGSCEHANNSAACDDSNLCTESDSCSAGNCIGTPKECTEGEMCNDATGNCEPAADDDTADDDTDDDVDDDTDDDSADDDADDDSDDDSGDDDSLDDDAADDDDDDDDDDGGSCGC, encoded by the coding sequence ATGCGTTCGTCGACACTGGTCGTGTGCTTCTTTGCGGTTCTTGGGTTTTGCATTACACTTGCCGCGTCATCTTGCGGTGACGACGATGACGTCGAAACATTGTCCGAGTCAAGTATACGTACTTCACATTCGGGAGGAGGAAGTTGGAAGCTGAAGATAGCAAAAACGTCGACATTTGCACTCGCGAAAGCATCCTTGCTTTCAGAAATGCCGAAAACCGATGACGAAGATGAATATATGCGTGTTGATCGTGTAGAAAGAGATCTTCTTTCGTTGCTGGATGTAGCGTGTAAAGAACTTGAAATCGACCCTAACGATCTTTTCGAGCAAGATGTTGAGACGCTTCTATACATAATGATAAGTGGCGGAGAATTCGAAATTAACGGAAAAGGATTGTTGGTTCAAAAGCTATTCAAAGATCAAGATGAGATAGATACTAGTCCCATTGACGGTTATCGTAGAGCAGTTTCCGATAGTTCGTCGGAGTCGCAAGATTATGACTCCACCGTCAGCCAAAACAATTCAAGCACAAATTACTGCAATGAATCGTTGTTAACGGTTGGAAATTATCCAGGTCTGGGAAATTATTATGTATATTTGAAAAATGGGTCTGGTCTAACTTGCCCTGGCGGTACAATAACTAATGCTCAATTGCGAGTCTACGGATGGCAAAATACGGAAAGTAGAAATGTTGCCGTGTGCCGCGCACTAGCATCTTGGGACGAGTGCTCAGTCACGTGGAGTAACAAACCTTCATATACTAGTTGTCAAAATTCAAATTTTAGTTCCGGAACTGGATATCGGTACTTGGAGGCTGATGCCGCTGTATCAGCGTTGTGTCCAAGCAGCCCGAGCAGTTATCGTGGGTTTGTCGTCACAACAGGAACAGGGCCAGATGGATATCAATCGTTCTACTCAAGAGAGAACGGTTCATATTGGGTGTACCTAGTTCTGACTTATGATACATGCGAGCCCAACGCTTGCGACGACGGCAACCCATGTACGACTGACTCATACGACGGTTGCCATTGTCAGCATACGAATAATTCCAATTCGTGCGACGATGGCCAATACTGCACAATCAACGATCATTGCAGCGGCGGTTCCTGCGTGAGCGGAGGAAGCCGAAACTGCGCGAATGCGAACTACTGCGATGGAGTTGAGTACTGCAACGAAGGTACAAATTCCTGTGTTTCTCCCGGAAATCCGTGTTCGGACGACGGCCAGTATTGCAACGGCACGGAGTCGTGTAACGAAGGAGGCGATTCCTGCCAGCATTCCGGAAATCCCTGTCCGGACAACGGTCAGTACTGCGATGGCCCGGAGTCGTGTAATGAAGGGACCAACTCGTGCGATAGCCCGGACCCGTGCGGGGACGACGGGCAGTTCTGCAACGGTGCGGAGGGCTGCAATGAAACGATCAATCAGTGTACACACGCGGGCGACCCATGCGACGCCGGCGAGACATGCAACGAGCCAACTGACCAATGTTTCGACTGTGTTTCGGACGGGGACTGCAACGATGGCAACGCATGCACGGACGACGCGTGTATTTCGAACACATGCCAACACACGAATAACACAAATTCGTGCGATGACGGACTATACTGTACGGTCAACGACCAGTGCGGCGGCGGATCGTGCTCAGGCACGGCAAGGGATTGTGACGACGGCCTATTCTGCACCGGAGTGGAGTCGTGCTCGGAACTGCTGAATCAGTGCACGGCGGGAAATTCACCATGCGGTGCGGAGCAACAGTGCCTGGAGGATAGCGATCAGTGCGTCCAGTGTCTGAGCGCGACGGACTGCGACGACACAAATCCTTGCACCGACGACTCCTGTTCGGTTAGCGGCTCGTGCGAACACGCAAACAACAGCGCGGCCTGCGATGACAGTAATCTCTGCACCGAATCGGATTCCTGCTCAGCGGGAAACTGCATCGGTACTCCGAAGGAATGCACTGAAGGTGAAATGTGCAACGATGCCACGGGAAACTGCGAACCTGCCGCTGACGACGACACTGCGGATGACGACACCGACGACGATGTCGACGATGACACGGATGACGACTCGGCTGACGACGATGCCGACGATGACTCGGACGACGACTCCGGTGACGACGACAGCTTGGATGACGACGCGGCGGACGACGACGACGATGACGATGACGACGACGGCGGCTCGTGCGGCTGCTGA
- the nadD gene encoding nicotinate (nicotinamide) nucleotide adenylyltransferase gives MPGEKIGILGGTFDPIHFGHIRAAQAARELLGLARVLLVPGARPPHKDQGPFASAADRLEMVRIATRGETGLEACDLEVRREGESYTLYLLQDVAREYPDAHLTFLLGVDAYLEIAGWHRLGDVLPLADWAILRRPGWHLPSLVEPLGEWGKDFVGDDRRAIVRVSPKTRIFYILIPEHDISSTRVRETIARGGDTSAELHEGVRRFIDERGLYRNASGGS, from the coding sequence ATGCCGGGCGAGAAAATTGGAATTCTGGGCGGGACCTTCGATCCCATCCACTTCGGGCACATCCGCGCCGCGCAAGCCGCGCGGGAACTGCTCGGCCTCGCCCGCGTGCTGCTCGTACCCGGCGCGCGACCGCCGCACAAAGACCAAGGTCCCTTCGCGAGCGCGGCGGACCGTTTGGAGATGGTGCGAATCGCGACGCGCGGCGAGACGGGCCTCGAAGCGTGCGATCTGGAAGTGCGTCGCGAGGGCGAGAGCTATACGCTCTACCTGCTCCAGGACGTCGCGCGCGAATACCCGGACGCACATCTCACGTTTCTACTCGGCGTGGACGCGTACCTGGAGATCGCCGGTTGGCATCGACTCGGCGACGTTCTCCCGCTCGCCGATTGGGCGATTCTGCGCCGCCCGGGCTGGCATCTGCCGTCGCTGGTGGAGCCGCTCGGCGAGTGGGGAAAGGATTTCGTGGGCGACGACCGACGCGCCATCGTGCGCGTGTCGCCGAAAACGCGGATCTTCTACATCCTCATCCCCGAACACGACATTTCGAGCACGCGCGTGCGCGAAACGATCGCGCGCGGCGGCGACACGTCCGCCGAGCTGCACGAGGGTGTGCGTCGGTTCATCGACGAGCGGGGGTTATATCGAAACGCGAGCGGAGGGAGCTGA
- the larB gene encoding nickel pincer cofactor biosynthesis protein LarB → MDRKAALELLERVAQGEAAPSDALDSLAREPFEDLGFAKLDHHRALRRGFPEVIFAESKTAGQLVALVGRMLDSCSPLLVTRVSPEKAQAVLTAYPDLDYHEAARTLAKGALAEGGRGVIAVISAGTSDIPVAEEAAVTARVFGNRVETIFDVGVAGLHRLAAARDALGRASVVIVVAGMEGALASVVGGLVAVPVVGVPTSVGYGASFGGVAALLSMLNSCAGGVSVVNIDNGYGAAVVASLINRGGPEGMRGRPGETP, encoded by the coding sequence GTGGACCGCAAAGCCGCACTCGAACTCCTGGAACGCGTCGCGCAGGGCGAAGCAGCGCCGAGCGATGCGCTGGATTCGCTCGCCCGCGAGCCCTTCGAGGATCTGGGTTTCGCCAAGCTCGACCATCACCGCGCGCTGCGTCGCGGGTTTCCCGAGGTGATCTTTGCCGAGAGCAAGACGGCGGGGCAGCTCGTCGCGCTCGTCGGGCGCATGCTCGATTCGTGCTCGCCGCTGCTCGTCACGCGCGTATCGCCCGAGAAGGCGCAGGCGGTGCTCACGGCGTATCCCGATCTCGACTATCACGAGGCGGCGCGGACGCTCGCCAAGGGCGCGCTCGCCGAGGGTGGGCGCGGCGTGATCGCCGTGATCTCGGCGGGGACGTCCGACATCCCTGTCGCCGAGGAAGCGGCGGTGACCGCGCGGGTTTTCGGCAACCGGGTCGAAACGATTTTCGATGTCGGCGTGGCGGGGTTGCACCGGTTGGCGGCGGCGCGCGATGCACTCGGGCGCGCGTCGGTGGTGATCGTCGTCGCGGGCATGGAGGGCGCGCTGGCCTCGGTGGTCGGCGGACTCGTCGCGGTGCCGGTCGTCGGCGTTCCGACGAGCGTGGGCTACGGCGCGAGTTTCGGCGGCGTCGCGGCGCTCCTGTCCATGCTCAATTCCTGCGCGGGCGGCGTGAGCGTGGTAAACATCGACAACGGGTACGGCGCGGCGGTGGTGGCGTCGCTCATCAACAGAGGCGGTCCGGAAGGCATGCGCGGCAGGCCGGGGGAAACCCCGTGA
- the larC gene encoding nickel pincer cofactor biosynthesis protein LarC: MTTLYLDAFAGIAGDMWLAAMCDLGFDEAELAPILAALDLSADAVRVATVRRGALACRKFEFDEVHEHHHHDNHHEHDVHAHDHDHAHQEDAHSRGRLRHTSDGDPAPHEHHHHRPYSQIRDLIASLPYAARVRERAQEAMAKLAAAEAKIHGIEIDRVHFHEVGAEDSIVDVVGVCVALERLGVTRLVCSPLPTGTGFVDCAHGRLPLPAPATLELMRGMPTFPSGQSVEQVTPTAAALLAALADEFGAMPAGVIRAVGYGAGSRDDGGPTPNAVRAVLLDETAAGREAGKTLLVEASIDDMNPQLFPALSDALVLAGALDVCAIACVGKKGRPGLLVRMVVKPDRLDAVSDALFAESTTIGLRFWETGRVVGEREMRTVSTEFGPVGVKITRRMGRIVNVQPEYRDCEAAARSNRVAVKRVMQAASAASLDFWTE; this comes from the coding sequence GTGACGACGCTTTATCTCGACGCCTTCGCGGGGATCGCGGGCGACATGTGGCTCGCGGCGATGTGCGATCTGGGTTTCGACGAGGCGGAGCTCGCACCGATCCTCGCAGCGCTCGATCTTTCCGCCGATGCGGTGCGGGTCGCCACGGTGCGCCGCGGCGCGTTGGCGTGCCGGAAGTTCGAGTTCGACGAAGTTCACGAACACCATCACCACGATAACCATCACGAGCACGACGTTCATGCGCACGATCACGACCATGCGCACCAAGAAGACGCACACAGCCGGGGGCGGCTGCGCCACACGTCGGATGGTGACCCCGCGCCGCACGAGCACCACCACCATCGGCCGTATTCGCAAATTCGCGACCTGATCGCGTCGCTGCCGTATGCCGCACGCGTGCGCGAGCGCGCGCAGGAGGCGATGGCGAAGCTCGCGGCGGCCGAGGCGAAAATCCACGGCATTGAGATCGACCGGGTGCACTTTCACGAGGTCGGCGCCGAGGACAGCATCGTCGATGTGGTGGGGGTGTGCGTCGCGCTGGAGCGCCTCGGCGTCACGCGGCTCGTTTGTTCGCCGCTGCCGACGGGCACGGGATTCGTCGACTGCGCGCATGGGCGTCTTCCGCTTCCCGCGCCGGCGACGCTCGAATTGATGCGCGGGATGCCGACGTTTCCCTCAGGGCAATCCGTCGAGCAGGTGACGCCGACGGCGGCGGCGTTGCTCGCGGCGCTCGCCGATGAATTCGGCGCCATGCCCGCGGGGGTGATTCGCGCGGTGGGTTACGGCGCGGGAAGCCGCGACGATGGCGGCCCGACGCCCAACGCCGTGCGCGCGGTGCTTCTGGACGAGACCGCGGCGGGCCGCGAAGCCGGCAAGACGCTGCTCGTCGAGGCGAGCATCGACGACATGAACCCGCAACTGTTCCCCGCGCTCTCGGATGCACTCGTGCTCGCCGGCGCGCTCGACGTATGCGCGATCGCGTGCGTCGGCAAGAAGGGGCGGCCGGGGCTTCTGGTGCGCATGGTCGTCAAACCCGATCGGCTCGATGCGGTCAGCGACGCGCTCTTCGCCGAATCGACGACAATCGGCCTGCGGTTCTGGGAGACGGGACGAGTCGTGGGAGAGCGGGAGATGCGGACGGTATCGACCGAGTTCGGCCCGGTCGGTGTCAAGATCACGCGGCGGATGGGTCGCATCGTGAACGTCCAGCCGGAGTATCGCGATTGCGAGGCGGCGGCTCGGTCGAACCGCGTGGCCGTGAAGCGCGTGATGCAGGCCGCGTCGGCGGCGAGTCTCGATTTTTGGACGGAATAA
- a CDS encoding S8 family serine peptidase: MTFRFAVLFSILCAVATPAFAGDAEYHGHLAAADRILVIPSVPQDAKLPGLIAAEGLRVSRIHTLDGRIRAVSPTEKATITLPAHTAFLTLAVPADWSLGEALDAAAAVPGIESAWPDYRHEPSFSPNDPMYASYQSNFPQINVPDAWETTFGEGIIVAVIDSGYRSGMDDAAELVDPYDFWGGDDNVQDFIGHGSHVANVIAEATNNGIGCAGIAPSAKIMPLKVFPDGDGGAYDGDIASAINWATDNGAHVINMSLGGGDFSGVSNSAVNYAHDNNLMVFAATGNDGTSWVNYPAGYANTIAIGSSAPHGSSGSVQRSSFSNYGDGLALVAPGEGIVQQTWGAEGIGYYGAYGTSVASPHAAGVAALLIAAVGPNAYLNEDIKKAMIDTARSDYEDWDEMIGYGEVDAAEALDYLGEVAPNSPPDAVIVTDKLSGRAPLTIKFSGEASTDPDNNLDHYSWSLPDLELKQGPSIEYTFTEGGEFNVVLTVTDALGKSDSAAVTVTVDSPKKERDEDDGGGICGG, from the coding sequence ATGACGTTTCGTTTCGCGGTTCTGTTTTCGATCCTGTGCGCGGTCGCGACGCCCGCGTTCGCCGGCGACGCGGAATACCACGGTCATCTCGCGGCGGCGGACCGGATTCTCGTGATTCCGAGCGTGCCGCAAGACGCGAAATTGCCCGGGCTGATCGCCGCCGAGGGACTGCGTGTTTCGCGCATCCACACGCTGGACGGGCGAATCCGTGCGGTGTCACCCACCGAAAAGGCCACCATCACCCTGCCCGCCCACACGGCGTTTCTCACCCTCGCCGTCCCTGCGGACTGGTCGCTCGGGGAAGCCCTCGACGCCGCCGCGGCCGTGCCGGGAATCGAATCGGCGTGGCCCGACTACCGTCATGAGCCGTCGTTTTCGCCGAACGACCCGATGTACGCGTCGTACCAGTCGAATTTTCCGCAGATCAACGTTCCCGACGCCTGGGAGACGACCTTCGGCGAAGGCATCATCGTGGCCGTCATCGACTCGGGCTACCGCTCGGGGATGGACGACGCCGCCGAGCTGGTCGATCCCTACGACTTCTGGGGCGGAGACGACAACGTGCAGGACTTCATCGGCCACGGATCGCACGTCGCCAACGTCATCGCCGAAGCGACGAATAACGGGATCGGCTGCGCGGGAATCGCGCCGAGCGCGAAGATCATGCCGCTCAAGGTGTTTCCCGACGGCGACGGCGGCGCGTACGACGGCGACATCGCCTCGGCCATCAACTGGGCGACGGACAACGGCGCGCACGTCATCAACATGTCGCTCGGCGGCGGCGATTTCTCCGGAGTTTCGAACAGCGCCGTCAATTACGCCCACGACAACAACCTGATGGTTTTCGCGGCCACCGGAAACGACGGCACATCGTGGGTCAACTACCCGGCGGGGTATGCCAACACCATCGCGATCGGCTCATCCGCCCCGCACGGAAGCAGCGGGTCGGTGCAGCGATCCTCGTTCTCGAATTACGGAGACGGACTCGCGCTCGTCGCCCCCGGTGAAGGCATCGTCCAGCAGACCTGGGGTGCCGAGGGGATCGGATATTACGGCGCCTACGGCACCTCGGTGGCCAGTCCGCACGCGGCGGGTGTCGCGGCACTCTTGATCGCGGCGGTCGGACCGAACGCGTACCTGAATGAAGACATCAAGAAGGCCATGATCGACACCGCGCGCTCGGATTACGAAGATTGGGACGAGATGATCGGCTACGGCGAGGTCGATGCCGCCGAGGCTCTGGATTACCTCGGCGAGGTCGCCCCCAACAGTCCGCCCGACGCCGTCATCGTGACCGACAAGCTTTCGGGACGCGCGCCGCTCACGATCAAATTTTCCGGCGAAGCGTCGACCGATCCCGACAACAACCTCGATCACTATTCCTGGTCGTTGCCCGATCTGGAACTGAAGCAGGGACCGTCGATCGAGTACACATTCACCGAGGGCGGGGAATTCAACGTCGTCCTCACGGTCACCGACGCGCTCGGAAAAAGCGACTCCGCGGCCGTCACGGTCACGGTCGATTCGCCGAAGAAAGAGCGTGACGAGGACGACGGCGGCGGCATCTGCGGCGGCTGA